GATCGACAGAGAGACCGCGGCCGTCCACGCGGTGGGCGAACGCGTTGGTGATGACATGGACCTCATGTTAGATCCCGCCTGCGAGTACGAGACGTTTGCCGACGCGCTCAAGGTCGGGCGAGCCTGCGACGAGCAGGGCTTTTTCTGGTATGAGGATCCATTCCGTGACGCCGGTATCTCACAGCACGCCCACCGGAAACTCCGGGAGAAACTCGACACGCCGATCCTGCAGACCGAACACATCCGTGGTCTCGAGTCCCATACCGATTTCGTCGAGGCGAACGCGACGGACTTCCTCCGCGCCGATCCCGAGTATGACGCCGGCATCACCGGCGCGATCAAGATCGCCCGGATAGCCGAAGGCTTCGGGATCGACGTCGAGTTCCACGCTCCTGGACCGGCCCAGCGCCACTGCATCGCCGCGGTCCGAAATTCCAACTACTACGAACTTGCGCTGGTCCACCCGAATTGTGAAAACACCCAGCCGCCCGTGTACAAGGGCCAGTACTCCGACCTGATAGACGATGTCAAAGATGGGATGGTCGAGGTCCCTAATGGTCCAGGCCTAGGCGTCGAGTACGACTGGGATTACATCGAGGATAACCGGACCGGCAGCCTGCACGTCTACGAATAAGCCATGATGTACTACCGCAGGGAGTGGGGCCACGATTGCACCGGCGAGGACGAACAGCACAACGAGAACTGTCCCGGCGACAGCACCGGGGGCATACCACCGGAGAATCTGCGTCCACCGGACCTGGCGCT
This portion of the Halalkalicoccus tibetensis genome encodes:
- a CDS encoding mandelate racemase family protein, translating into MGPTITRIESVEFTYPLEDIGTDEAGFNLVYEPGATTERKLFGLKIHTDTGITGEYVGGNSPAAAQINMFSDYLVGKNPLEREKHWSEIKRALRKYDRMGMGPVDIALWDFAGKYYDAPVHELLGTYRTEIPAYASTYHGDENGGLDSPEAFADFAEECHDAGFQGYKIHGWGGSDASRKIDRETAAVHAVGERVGDDMDLMLDPACEYETFADALKVGRACDEQGFFWYEDPFRDAGISQHAHRKLREKLDTPILQTEHIRGLESHTDFVEANATDFLRADPEYDAGITGAIKIARIAEGFGIDVEFHAPGPAQRHCIAAVRNSNYYELALVHPNCENTQPPVYKGQYSDLIDDVKDGMVEVPNGPGLGVEYDWDYIEDNRTGSLHVYE